One region of Oryza sativa Japonica Group chromosome 5, ASM3414082v1 genomic DNA includes:
- the LOC4338044 gene encoding uncharacterized protein has translation MESMDHGGGGAGLLAVAAAPAPAAVLTTMHGRELSHSSCSFSSAAASLSSPSSSTSSRSYHAAMSGKSLSCESIPEIMDKQSSFSSSASSYESFIQLEAADLDRITAAAAATRAPAVQTMMASHEQQQLAVAGGSGGYDPKRLPSSIFRTGSTSSGGGGGGGDWSVASNDSLFSINLRHSGDLSARYNSSNHSSSGDLFYDASGGGFHRIPSSTSAAAAAAAAGGGGGGGGLCVSGSCARCTTIAAGKNRKSVRFAPDAEIVSGEITNPSAVFPTEAAAPATEGKEAAKSPDAAAQGGWCLFRCCWPSPPSVWWPRCGCGGGCGVFCCGGENCRC, from the coding sequence ATGGAGTCCATggatcatggcggcggcggtgctggccTGCTCGCGGTggctgcggcgccggcgccggcggcggtgctgaCGACGATGCATGGGCGCGAGCTGTCGCACTCCTCCTGCTCCTTCTCGTCGGCGGCCGCGTcgctgtcgtcgccgtcgtcgtcgacgtcgtcgaGGAGCTACCACGCTGCGATGTCCGGCAAGTCGCTGTCGTGCGAGAGCATCCCGGAGATCATGGACAAGCAGtcgtccttctcctcctcggcgtCGTCCTACGAGAGCTTCATCCAGCTCGAGGCGGCCGACCTCGACCGcatcaccgcggcggcggcggcgacgcgggcacCGGCCGTGCAGACGATGATGGCGTCgcacgagcagcagcagctcgccgtcgccggcggcagcggagggtaTGATCCGAAGAGGCTCCCGTCGTCGATTTTccggacggggtcgacgagctccggcggcggcggcggcggcggcgactggagcGTCGCCTCCAACGACTCGCTGTTCAGCATCAACCTCCGCCACTCCGGCGACCTCAGCGCGCGCTACAACAGCAGCAACcacagcagcagcggcgacctCTTCTACGACGCCTCCGGTGGAGGGTTCCACCGCATCCCCTCctctacctcggccgccgccgccgccgccgccgccggcggcggcggcgggggcgggggcctTTGCGTGAGCGGCTCCTGCGCCAGGtgcaccaccatcgccgccggcaaGAACAGGAAGTCCGTCCGGTTCGCCCCCGACGCCGAGATCGTCTCCGGCGAGATCACCAACCCCTCCGCCGTCTTCcccacggaggcggcggcgccggcgacggaagggaaggaggcggcgaagagcccggacgcggcggcgcagggAGGGTGGTGCCTGTTCCGATGCTgctggccgtcgccgccgtcggtgtgGTGGCCTCGatgcgggtgcggcggcggctgcggcgtgtTCTGCTGCGGCGGCGAGAATTGCCGGTGCTAA